One genomic region from archaeon CG10_big_fil_rev_8_21_14_0_10_43_11 encodes:
- the endA gene encoding tRNA-intron lyase, whose product MTQTLSMRRPLLSAKLVHGAVIIEKTKDNKDTAELLVSKNHLGKMNKTRVTLSLIEALYLVEDEKLVVSDYTNRTLSVPAFMKRALRSDKRFVERYTVFRDLRNKGYFLIPALKYGADFAVYDKGSLPGHDHSRWLLFVAKEHSTFSWREWVAKNRVAHSVKKSIMIGIVDADEDVTYYESAWIRP is encoded by the coding sequence ATGACGCAAACACTGAGTATGAGAAGACCACTATTGAGCGCTAAGCTCGTGCACGGTGCGGTGATTATTGAGAAAACAAAAGACAATAAGGATACTGCTGAACTTCTTGTTTCAAAAAATCATTTGGGAAAGATGAATAAAACGCGCGTCACACTCTCTCTTATTGAAGCGCTCTACCTTGTTGAAGACGAAAAACTCGTGGTGTCGGATTATACGAATCGCACGCTTTCCGTGCCTGCGTTTATGAAACGCGCGTTACGGTCTGATAAGCGCTTTGTTGAACGTTACACCGTGTTTCGGGATTTACGAAATAAAGGTTATTTTCTTATTCCCGCCCTTAAGTACGGGGCTGATTTTGCGGTCTACGATAAAGGCAGCCTGCCCGGCCATGACCATTCGCGCTGGCTTTTATTTGTGGCAAAAGAGCATAGCACGTTCTCGTGGCGTGAGTGGGTTGCAAAAAACAGGGTTGCGCACTCAGTAAAAAAGAGCATCATGATTGGTATTGTTGATGCTGATGAGGATGTTACGTATTACGAGTCAGCGTGGATTCGCCCCTAA
- a CDS encoding Holliday junction resolvase, which yields MSKRKGSIYERELLAQFHERGFSGVRVAGSGSSQFPSPDLVVGKDARVFAVEVKATRKKSVYVANEQLTQLMLFAKNFGCTPLIGVKFIGFGWRFFPPHINVEKKLTRFCKQDSTIDHENVCAYEG from the coding sequence ATGAGCAAGAGAAAGGGGAGCATATACGAGCGCGAGTTGCTCGCGCAATTTCATGAACGCGGATTTTCGGGCGTGCGCGTTGCAGGAAGCGGTTCATCACAATTTCCTTCACCTGACCTTGTTGTGGGAAAAGACGCGCGCGTGTTTGCTGTTGAAGTAAAAGCAACGCGTAAAAAAAGCGTGTACGTGGCAAATGAGCAACTTACGCAGTTAATGTTGTTTGCAAAAAACTTTGGGTGCACGCCTTTGATTGGCGTGAAGTTCATTGGATTTGGCTGGCGTTTTTTCCCGCCCCACATTAATGTTGAAAAAAAGCTCACACGCTTTTGCAAACAAGACTCAACTATTGACCACGAAAACGTATGCGCGTATGAAGGATGA
- a CDS encoding tRNA methyltransferase, producing MPKQPPEFKKGFVEKYTTLLGSETKMFLDVSTTRLPGIIRVNTLRTRVGEVEARLKARGWTVKNMPFYAPALRIEKRDMALGNTLEHFLGYYYVQESASMLPPLFLEPQKGEKILDTSAAPGSKTTQMSQMMENTGVIYANEPNLGRISALRANAQRMGCKNIVITRMDATRMKKTEFFDRVLVDAPCSAVGAIRKNWDIIQQWNPHMGTKLSNLQKRILEGGVNACKPGGTIVYSTCTLEPEENEAVVDWALQNLPVEIETFKIRSFKTREGITSWENQTFDTTLKHAHRIYPQDNDSEGFFVARLIKQ from the coding sequence ATGCCAAAACAACCCCCTGAGTTCAAAAAAGGATTTGTCGAAAAATACACAACCCTTCTTGGAAGCGAAACAAAAATGTTTCTTGATGTGTCAACCACGCGGCTGCCAGGCATTATCAGGGTAAACACGCTTAGAACACGGGTAGGAGAGGTTGAAGCAAGACTCAAAGCTCGTGGGTGGACGGTCAAAAACATGCCATTCTACGCGCCTGCACTTCGCATTGAAAAACGGGATATGGCTCTTGGAAACACGCTTGAACACTTTCTTGGCTACTACTACGTGCAAGAGAGTGCAAGCATGCTTCCTCCTCTTTTTTTAGAGCCGCAGAAAGGAGAAAAAATTCTTGACACGAGCGCTGCACCAGGAAGTAAAACCACGCAAATGTCGCAGATGATGGAAAACACCGGCGTTATTTACGCAAACGAACCAAACCTTGGACGCATTTCTGCGTTGCGCGCAAACGCACAACGTATGGGATGCAAAAATATTGTAATCACTAGAATGGACGCAACACGCATGAAAAAAACAGAATTTTTCGACCGCGTGCTTGTTGACGCGCCATGCTCAGCAGTGGGGGCAATCAGAAAGAATTGGGATATTATCCAGCAATGGAATCCCCATATGGGCACAAAATTGAGCAATCTACAAAAACGAATACTTGAAGGCGGCGTAAACGCGTGCAAACCGGGAGGCACTATCGTGTACTCCACCTGCACGCTTGAACCAGAAGAGAACGAAGCTGTTGTTGATTGGGCGCTTCAAAACCTGCCTGTTGAAATTGAAACCTTTAAGATTCGCTCATTTAAGACGCGTGAAGGCATAACCAGTTGGGAGAATCAGACATTTGATACAACTCTCAAACACGCGCATCGCATATACCCTCAGGATAATGATAGTGAAGGATTTTTTGTTGCGAGGCTGATAAAACAATGA
- a CDS encoding septum site-determining protein MinD gives MTRVILIASGKGGVGKTTVSANLAVALTKLGNDVLVIDADLRTGQIGHHFGLTKKDETLIDVLEGKTSIHNVVYYHPAGIKFVPTGGSMYDVEARIDSNLGEAVLDLVGSVDIILIDAAAGIGEDIEKAASISDEILIITNPELPAIVEALKMHKFALKRGLKPLGIVINKYQGKNYELTEENIEEFTELPVVAIIPDDEKVKRAIMEQTPITISEPNAKTSMEFKKLAARVVGKEYVYIEETFFSRLKRFLKRYV, from the coding sequence ATGACACGCGTCATTCTTATAGCCTCAGGAAAAGGTGGGGTTGGAAAAACAACGGTTTCAGCAAACCTTGCAGTTGCGCTTACCAAACTGGGAAACGATGTGCTTGTTATTGATGCAGACCTTCGCACAGGACAAATTGGTCACCACTTTGGCTTGACAAAAAAGGATGAAACCCTCATTGATGTTTTGGAAGGAAAAACAAGCATTCACAACGTTGTGTACTATCACCCTGCGGGCATCAAGTTCGTGCCAACGGGCGGAAGCATGTACGATGTTGAAGCGCGCATTGACTCAAATCTTGGGGAAGCGGTGCTTGACCTTGTTGGCTCTGTGGACATCATTCTTATTGATGCTGCAGCAGGCATTGGCGAAGACATTGAAAAAGCAGCAAGCATTAGCGATGAAATTCTTATTATCACCAATCCTGAACTTCCCGCAATTGTTGAAGCACTTAAAATGCACAAGTTCGCGCTCAAACGTGGTCTCAAACCATTAGGCATTGTTATCAACAAATATCAGGGGAAAAATTACGAACTCACTGAGGAAAATATTGAAGAATTCACTGAACTTCCGGTTGTTGCAATCATTCCTGATGATGAGAAAGTCAAGCGCGCCATCATGGAACAGACGCCTATCACGATTAGCGAGCCAAACGCAAAAACAAGCATGGAATTCAAAAAACTTGCCGCGCGCGTTGTTGGAAAAGAATATGTCTACATTGAAGAAACATTCTTTTCGCGGCTCAAACGCTTTCTTAAACGATACGTATAA
- a CDS encoding NrdH-redoxin, producing the protein MSTSSGALKKPQKTKTNPRVTVYTTPSCKYCKAVKQFLHEEGIAFSEVDVQANPKRFEDVFLLTGQIGVPQTKIEDDVVVGFDKKRLIDVLKAHDIL; encoded by the coding sequence ATGAGCACTTCATCTGGCGCGCTCAAAAAACCGCAGAAAACAAAAACGAATCCGCGCGTTACCGTTTACACCACACCCTCGTGCAAGTACTGCAAAGCAGTAAAGCAATTCTTACACGAAGAAGGAATCGCGTTTAGCGAAGTTGATGTGCAAGCAAATCCAAAACGCTTTGAAGACGTGTTCTTGCTTACTGGTCAAATTGGGGTTCCGCAAACAAAGATTGAAGATGATGTGGTTGTTGGCTTTGATAAAAAACGGCTTATTGACGTGCTTAAAGCACACGACATTCTTTAA
- the trxB gene encoding thioredoxin-disulfide reductase translates to MEQLIIIGSGVAGLTAAIYAARAALRPLIITGYEEGGQLTLTSELENFPGFPEAQTGPEFIERMKKQAERFGTRFVTDKITRMKKEANVFELKGQESVYKAKSVIIATGASARTLNIPGEKEYLGRGVTTCATCDGFFYRGKKVFVVGGGDSAMEEALFLSKLTDNVTIIHRRKEFRASTIMQERVKNNKNIHIIYDSQIVTFKGDGKKLGTAIVRNIQTGEEKEHAVDGVFIAIGHIPNTVLVKDLLNLNEQGYIQTEQDAKTVVDGLFAAGDVQDPVFRQAITAAGSGCKAAMLAERYLARN, encoded by the coding sequence ATGGAACAGCTTATTATTATCGGCTCTGGCGTTGCAGGTCTTACTGCAGCAATTTATGCAGCACGCGCCGCGCTCAGACCGCTTATCATCACCGGATACGAAGAAGGCGGACAACTTACGCTTACAAGCGAGCTTGAAAACTTTCCAGGATTTCCCGAAGCACAAACAGGACCTGAATTTATTGAGCGCATGAAAAAACAGGCAGAGCGCTTTGGAACACGTTTTGTAACCGACAAGATAACACGCATGAAAAAAGAAGCAAACGTGTTTGAACTCAAAGGTCAAGAAAGCGTGTACAAAGCAAAAAGCGTTATTATCGCAACAGGCGCGAGCGCACGAACGCTCAACATCCCTGGAGAAAAAGAATACTTAGGAAGAGGGGTAACCACATGCGCTACGTGCGATGGATTCTTTTATCGCGGCAAAAAAGTCTTTGTTGTAGGGGGAGGTGACAGCGCGATGGAAGAAGCATTGTTCTTGTCAAAACTCACTGACAACGTGACAATCATTCACCGAAGAAAAGAGTTTCGTGCATCAACCATTATGCAGGAGCGCGTGAAAAACAACAAAAACATTCATATCATCTATGATTCACAAATTGTCACGTTTAAAGGGGATGGCAAAAAATTGGGCACTGCAATTGTTCGAAACATACAAACTGGTGAGGAAAAAGAGCATGCAGTTGATGGAGTCTTCATTGCTATTGGTCACATTCCAAACACCGTGCTTGTAAAAGACCTTCTTAATCTCAACGAGCAGGGATACATACAAACAGAGCAAGACGCAAAAACAGTCGTTGATGGATTGTTTGCTGCAGGCGACGTGCAAGACCCGGTGTTTAGACAAGCAATTACTGCTGCAGGAAGCGGATGCAAAGCAGCCATGCTTGCTGAGCGCTACCTTGCAAGAAATTAA
- a CDS encoding cytochrome C oxidase subunit II, whose amino-acid sequence MQLTGEIKEFEIIAKQWEFIPSTIRVNLGDRVELHVESTDVAHGFMLPEFGISEYLNPGVDVHIDFIADKTGTFSFSCSVPCGSGHGRMTGQLIVE is encoded by the coding sequence GTGCAACTCACTGGCGAGATAAAGGAGTTTGAGATTATTGCAAAACAATGGGAGTTTATTCCATCAACAATACGTGTAAACCTAGGAGACCGTGTTGAATTGCACGTTGAAAGCACTGATGTGGCGCATGGTTTTATGCTTCCTGAATTTGGAATTAGTGAATATCTAAACCCCGGCGTGGATGTGCACATTGACTTTATTGCAGATAAAACCGGCACGTTTTCTTTCTCGTGTTCAGTTCCGTGTGGAAGTGGTCACGGAAGAATGACTGGACAATTAATTGTAGAATAA
- a CDS encoding copper-translocating P-type ATPase, translating into MVKQQLQIKGMHCASCALTIEKALKSVTGVQDASVNYATEQAHIEYDEVHTNQEELTRAVKDAGYDILGSDEKKQDRYALRDAERKKELKKLGVLTLIGILLSIPAFILVFPLSWLGITLPFTNQILFFLATPVQILLGHRYYKGAIKTALHFRANMDTLIALGTSAAYFYSVLVIVFPGVLGSHTYFESAAFILTFITLGKWLEAFAKGKASDAIRALMNLQPKKALVIRDGKEVEISASEVVKGDIVLVKPGMSIPVDGVVVSGISSVDESMITGESIPVEKTKGDTVIGASINKLGAIRIRATNVGEQTALSQIIKLVEEAQGSKAPIQGLADAVSGYFVPAVIVFSLFAFAFWYFFGAQSFVFSFTILVAVLIIACPCALGLATPTAIIVGTGKGAENGILIKHAHALEDVHKADTFVFDKTGTLTKGEPQVTDVMGLANTSEDEVLTYAAMLEADSEHVLAQAILARAKEKKLKLPSVTNFKAIPGQGLQAHYKGSRFLLGNARLMKEKRVDLSKVGSQLNSLQEEGKTVMVLAKQAHAIGLIGVADPLKPSSARAIASLEKMGKRVFMITGDNEQTAKAIAKQAGISNVLANVLPEEKESRIAKLQEQGSFVVMVGDGINDAPALARANVGIAIGAGTDVALETGQIVLMKSDLRDVVRAVELSEYTLKKIKQNLFWAFFYNVVSVPVAAGILYPSFGFLLNPAIAGAAMAFSSVSVVTNSLLMKRFKPKAQ; encoded by the coding sequence ATGGTTAAACAACAGTTGCAGATTAAGGGAATGCATTGCGCGTCATGCGCGCTTACCATAGAAAAAGCGCTCAAAAGTGTTACGGGTGTGCAGGACGCATCGGTGAATTATGCAACAGAACAAGCCCATATTGAGTATGATGAAGTTCATACAAATCAAGAGGAACTAACGCGTGCAGTTAAAGACGCGGGCTATGACATACTGGGCAGTGATGAGAAAAAACAGGATAGGTATGCCCTGCGTGACGCTGAGCGAAAAAAAGAACTTAAAAAATTGGGCGTTCTTACCCTTATTGGCATCCTGCTCTCCATTCCTGCGTTCATACTTGTTTTTCCGCTTAGCTGGCTTGGCATCACTCTTCCTTTTACAAACCAGATTTTATTCTTTCTTGCAACGCCTGTGCAAATTCTGCTTGGGCACCGGTATTATAAAGGCGCGATAAAAACTGCTTTGCATTTTCGCGCAAATATGGACACGCTTATTGCGCTTGGCACAAGCGCAGCTTATTTTTACAGTGTGCTTGTTATTGTATTTCCTGGCGTGCTTGGTTCCCACACTTATTTTGAGTCAGCGGCATTTATTCTTACCTTTATTACATTAGGCAAGTGGCTTGAAGCGTTTGCAAAAGGAAAAGCATCAGACGCGATTCGTGCACTTATGAATTTGCAGCCAAAAAAAGCCCTTGTTATTCGTGATGGCAAGGAAGTGGAAATTTCTGCAAGCGAGGTCGTGAAAGGAGATATCGTGCTTGTTAAACCGGGTATGAGTATTCCCGTTGATGGTGTTGTTGTTTCTGGTATTTCTTCTGTTGATGAATCTATGATAACTGGTGAGAGTATTCCTGTTGAAAAAACAAAAGGGGATACCGTAATTGGCGCGTCTATTAACAAGCTTGGCGCGATTCGTATTCGTGCGACAAACGTTGGCGAACAAACTGCGCTCAGCCAGATTATCAAACTAGTTGAGGAAGCGCAAGGAAGCAAAGCACCTATTCAGGGTTTGGCAGACGCGGTGAGTGGCTATTTTGTTCCTGCAGTTATTGTTTTCTCACTTTTCGCGTTTGCGTTTTGGTACTTTTTTGGCGCGCAATCGTTTGTATTTTCGTTTACTATTCTTGTAGCGGTTCTTATTATTGCGTGCCCCTGTGCGCTTGGTCTTGCAACACCCACCGCAATTATTGTGGGAACGGGCAAAGGCGCTGAGAACGGTATTCTTATCAAGCACGCGCACGCGCTTGAAGATGTGCACAAAGCAGACACGTTTGTGTTTGATAAAACAGGAACGCTTACAAAAGGAGAGCCGCAAGTCACTGATGTGATGGGTCTTGCAAACACAAGCGAAGACGAGGTGCTCACGTACGCGGCAATGCTTGAAGCAGATTCAGAACACGTGCTTGCTCAGGCAATTCTTGCTCGGGCAAAAGAAAAGAAGCTCAAACTCCCCTCAGTTACGAATTTTAAAGCAATCCCGGGTCAGGGCTTGCAGGCGCATTATAAGGGAAGCCGTTTTTTGCTTGGAAACGCGCGCTTGATGAAAGAAAAACGCGTTGATCTTTCAAAGGTTGGTTCTCAACTCAATTCACTTCAAGAGGAGGGAAAGACCGTGATGGTTCTTGCAAAACAAGCGCACGCGATTGGCCTGATTGGCGTTGCTGACCCGCTCAAACCCTCTTCAGCACGCGCAATTGCATCTCTTGAGAAAATGGGCAAGCGCGTGTTTATGATAACTGGTGATAATGAGCAAACAGCTAAAGCTATTGCAAAACAGGCAGGTATTAGTAATGTGCTTGCAAACGTGCTTCCTGAAGAAAAAGAGAGCAGGATTGCCAAACTTCAAGAGCAAGGCAGTTTTGTTGTGATGGTGGGTGATGGCATTAATGACGCGCCCGCGCTTGCGCGTGCAAACGTTGGCATTGCAATTGGTGCGGGCACTGATGTTGCACTTGAAACCGGCCAAATCGTGTTGATGAAAAGCGATTTGCGTGATGTAGTTCGCGCAGTTGAGTTAAGCGAGTACACGCTTAAAAAAATCAAGCAAAACCTGTTTTGGGCGTTTTTCTACAATGTGGTGAGTGTTCCTGTTGCTGCGGGCATTTTATATCCAAGCTTTGGTTTTCTTCTCAATCCCGCAATCGCAGGTGCAGCAATGGCGTTTAGTTCCGTTTCTGTGGTAACAAACTCGCTTCTTATGAAACGGTTTAAACCAAAAGCGCAATAA
- a CDS encoding 30S ribosomal protein S15, producing MARMHARKKGKSGSTKPARSNASSWVRHKPDVVEKLVIKLGKDDKTPAMIGTLLRDQYGIPDVRTVTGKKLTNILVENKLSKQLPHDLLDLMKRAVNLRKHLESNKNDKHSTRGLHLIESKIKRLTKYYQKTGKVDAAWRYNPEEAKLIIG from the coding sequence ATGGCACGAATGCATGCGAGAAAAAAAGGAAAGAGCGGCTCAACAAAGCCTGCACGAAGCAACGCTTCGTCTTGGGTGCGCCACAAGCCTGATGTAGTTGAAAAACTCGTCATCAAGCTCGGCAAAGACGACAAGACACCAGCCATGATTGGAACTCTTCTTCGCGACCAGTACGGCATTCCAGATGTTCGCACAGTAACAGGAAAAAAGCTTACTAACATCCTTGTTGAAAACAAGCTTTCAAAACAACTTCCCCATGACCTTCTTGACCTTATGAAACGCGCAGTCAACTTGCGAAAACACTTGGAATCAAATAAAAATGACAAGCACTCAACGCGGGGTCTACATCTTATTGAGTCAAAAATCAAACGCCTCACCAAATACTATCAGAAAACAGGCAAAGTTGACGCAGCATGGCGTTACAACCCAGAAGAAGCAAAGCTCATCATTGGATAA